The Acidimicrobiia bacterium genome contains a region encoding:
- the dtd gene encoding D-aminoacyl-tRNA deacylase gives MRAVIQRVARAQVRVAGEVIGSIGPGLLVLVGVADGDSPADARVLAEKVVGLRIFRDDAGKMNLSVAEAGGSVLVVSQFTLHGDLRRGRRPSFDAAAPPEAAEPLVDLLIEHVGKSVPVASGRFGASMSVELVNDGPVTMVVDVAGGRVT, from the coding sequence ATGCGAGCGGTGATTCAGCGAGTGGCGAGAGCGCAGGTGAGGGTCGCCGGGGAAGTCATCGGGTCTATCGGGCCCGGGTTGCTGGTGTTGGTCGGAGTGGCGGACGGTGACTCACCGGCCGACGCCCGCGTCCTGGCGGAGAAGGTGGTCGGCCTCAGGATCTTCCGGGACGACGCCGGAAAGATGAACCTCTCCGTTGCAGAGGCCGGGGGCTCGGTGCTGGTCGTCAGTCAGTTCACCTTGCATGGTGACCTTCGAAGAGGTCGCCGGCCCTCATTCGACGCGGCCGCGCCTCCCGAGGCAGCCGAGCCACTGGTCGATTTGCTGATAGAGCATGTCGGGAAGTCGGTGCCGGTGGCCTCGGGTCGCTTCGGAGCGTCGATGTCCGTTGAACTCGTCAACGACGGGCCCGTGACGATGGTCGTCGACGTTGCCGGCGGCCGGGTGACCTAG
- a CDS encoding DsbA family protein: MAVLRIWSDLRCPWAYVATVRLHRMRDHLSADEVIFDHRAYPMELTEGGLHSEHTTRAEMVAAAQLESSVFSAYQNPTWPASYLAAFEAQKWGYSLSQEIGEEFDFALRKAFFLHGHNLSMRAELLEVARIQQLPVDQLAGALDDGRFRKAVMSDFHEATDLGIEGSPQVFLPDGTTHHNPGTTVRWERGLPIIEADHPSVYEELIQSSAVDW, translated from the coding sequence ATGGCCGTCCTGAGGATCTGGAGCGACTTGCGCTGCCCGTGGGCATATGTTGCCACCGTGCGACTGCACCGCATGCGAGACCATCTGTCCGCCGACGAAGTCATCTTCGATCACCGCGCCTATCCAATGGAGTTGACCGAAGGAGGCCTGCACAGCGAGCACACCACGCGCGCCGAGATGGTTGCCGCAGCTCAGCTCGAATCGAGCGTGTTCTCTGCCTACCAGAACCCGACCTGGCCGGCGTCCTACCTCGCGGCCTTCGAAGCTCAGAAATGGGGCTACTCGCTGAGCCAGGAAATCGGAGAGGAGTTCGATTTCGCCCTGCGAAAGGCATTCTTCCTCCACGGACACAACCTGAGCATGCGCGCTGAGCTTCTGGAAGTTGCCCGCATCCAGCAGTTGCCCGTTGATCAACTCGCCGGCGCTCTCGACGATGGTCGATTTCGCAAGGCCGTAATGTCTGACTTTCACGAAGCGACAGACCTCGGCATTGAGGGGTCGCCCCAGGTGTTCCTTCCCGACGGCACCACCCACCACAACCCCGGTACGACGGTCCGTTGGGAGCGAGGGCTCCCGATCATCGAAGCAGACCACCCGTCGGTGTACGAAGAGTTGATCCAGTCCAGTGCCGTTGATTGGTAG